The sequence below is a genomic window from Deltaproteobacteria bacterium.
ATCAAGGAGATCGGCGGGATGCCGTTCATCCTGAAGGGCGTGGCCACGGCCGAGGACGCCGCCATGGCCGTGGAGCATGGCGTGGACGTCATCTACGTCTCCAACCACGGCGGGCGCCAGCTCGACCACGGGCAGGGGACCATGGACACGCTCCCCGAGATCGTCCAGGCGGTGGGCGGCAAGGCCGAGATCGTCATCGACGGCGGCTTCCTGCGGGGCACGGACGTGCTCAAGGCGGTGGCCCTGGGCGCCAAGGCCGTCACCATCGGCAAGCTCCAGGGCTGGGCCTTGGGGGCGGGGGAGCACGAGGGGCTGGTGCGCGCGCTGCAACTCCTGGAGAACGAGATCATCATCGCCATGGGCCTCCTGGGCGTCACCAAGATCGACCAGATCGGCCCCGCCCACGTGTGCAAGGCGCCCCCCGCCGCCTTGCCGCACGAGATGAGCACCTTCGTCAACCTGCCGCAGCGATTGCTCTAGGCGGGTTCTTGTCAGGCGGGACGGCGGCCGCTGCCGCCCCGCAGCACCGAGCACGCCACCCCCACGAGGCCGATGCCCGTGGCGACGAGGAACGTGTCCTGGAGTGCGGCCGTAAAGTGGGCCGTGTCCTCGGCCGCGGGCAGCGCATCGGCGATGCCCGAGTGCATGCGGAAGGCCAGGGTCATGAGGAAGTTGCCCACCGTGATCCCGAACACGTTTCCCAGCCCGAACATGGTGTAGAGGGTGCCGGTGGCCACGCCCCGGTGCTCCAGGGGCACGGAGGCGATCAGCGCCGTGTGGTTGGCGGGGAAGAAGAGGGCGGTGCCCAGTCCCCCCAGCGCCAGCACCAGGGTCGGCAGCACCCAGTGTGAATCCGGCTCGAAGTACACTCCCAGCACGCAGGACAGCGCGAAGAGCACGGCCCCGGCGGTGGCGGGGATGCGCGGCCCGACCTTGTCGGAGATGACGCCGCCCACGGGCGACAGCGTGGTGGCGAAGACCGGCGCGCTGAGGAACAGGATGCCCATGAACGACGGGCTCAGCCGCAGCACGTCCTGCAGGTAGAACGGCAGCAGGTAGACGGTGAGGGTCATGACGACGGAGACCAGCAGCAGCGTCACCGTGCTGAAGGCGAACATGCGGATGCGGAACAACGCCAGGCTCAGGATGGGGCTCGGGGCGCGGTTCTCGCGCCACAGGAAGCCCGCGCCGAATGCGGCGAAGCCCGCGACCGCGGCGACGCGCCACGCCGGGGTGAGCCACTCCATGAACTGACGGTCGAGGATGCCCATGAGCGCCAGGGTCATGCCCACCAGGAGGACGGCGCCGAGATAGTCGATGGCGGGGCGCGCGGCGGGCGGCGCGCCCGCGTCGGGATTGTCCCGCCGCCGCCGGTACGCGAGGCCCAGGGCGGCAGCGGCGACGCCCAGGGGCACGAGAAAGAAGAAGGCGGCGCGCCAGTGGACGTACTGGATGATGAACCCGCCGAGTCCCGGACCGAGCAGAAAGCCGCCGTGGTGCGCTGTCGTCATGAGGCCCTGGGCGCGGCCCCGGGTCTCCTCCGAGGACGCATCCATGGCCAGGGCGCGTCCCTGTGCCTGAATCATGGCGGCTCCGATGCCCTGGAGCGCGCGATAGACGATGAGCTGGGCGATGTCCCCGGCAACCCCGCAAAAGAACGAGCTTGCCGTGAACAGCACGATCCCCCAGATGTAGACGCTCAGGCGTCCGTACACGTCGCCTACGCGCCCGAACACCAGCGACAGGGCCGCGGTGGCGAGCTGGTAGGATATGAACGCCCAGGATATGCCGATCATGTCGGTGTGCAGGCCCGTGGCGATGGACGGCAGCGAGATGGCGAAGATGCGGCTGGCGGTGCCGGTGGTGAACGTAACCAGCAGGGCGGTGCCCAGCAGCAGGGCGTTGGCGCGTGATGTCATCTTGAATCGGGGGCAAGTGGTACAGTAAGAAGTTAGGTAGCAGATCAAGGGATGCCGCGGTAGGAGCCTTGGGGGCGGTCTCTTGAAACCTGTTCATCGAACCCTCTGAGAGAATCGGCATGAGCAAGAGGTTTCCGTCCGCGGGGTTTCTTCCCCGGTTCCTGATCGCGTGCGCGGCCATGGCCGCGACGGGACTTGTCGCGCCGCCGGCCCCGAGCCAGACGCTCCCCGAAGCCGAACCCCCCGGGGCGGCGACCCCTTCCGCCGAGCTCCCACCAGCCACCCTTTCCGCCGAGCTCCCGCCGGCGACCCCGCCGCCGGAGGCCCCGGCATCCCCTCCGACGACCGCAACGGCCCCGACAGCCGTGGTGAACATCGATCTCGACGAGGCCATGGTGGATGACCGCCTCGGCTTCATCGAGCGGCGCCTCACGGCAAGCCGGTCGCGGGTCGAGAGCCTCCTCAGCACCATCGAGCTTGGGGTGTTGAGGATCCAGAAGAAGACGCTTGCCTTTCGCCGGGAGCTGGACAATCTGCGGGCCGAGCTTACAGAGCAGGAGCGCCTCACCGCCCAGGACATGCGCAACAAGGGGCGGCTCGTGGACCTGGTGGAACGGTACGGCGCGGGCGACTGGGTGGCGCGCCACATAAAGGTGGAGCTCGAGCGGTTCCGCCATCGGAGACAAC
It includes:
- a CDS encoding alpha-hydroxy acid oxidase, which encodes AAAKAANEFGTVNFVSSVTQPELEETAAATPSDKIFQLYIRGGLDWVEGILNRVKQSGYKALCLTVDSAHYSNRERQLMNRWLPPSKRRERATQDRLWQAKLTWETMDAIKEIGGMPFILKGVATAEDAAMAVEHGVDVIYVSNHGGRQLDHGQGTMDTLPEIVQAVGGKAEIVIDGGFLRGTDVLKAVALGAKAVTIGKLQGWALGAGEHEGLVRALQLLENEIIIAMGLLGVTKIDQIGPAHVCKAPPAALPHEMSTFVNLPQRLL
- a CDS encoding MFS transporter → MTSRANALLLGTALLVTFTTGTASRIFAISLPSIATGLHTDMIGISWAFISYQLATAALSLVFGRVGDVYGRLSVYIWGIVLFTASSFFCGVAGDIAQLIVYRALQGIGAAMIQAQGRALAMDASSEETRGRAQGLMTTAHHGGFLLGPGLGGFIIQYVHWRAAFFFLVPLGVAAAALGLAYRRRRDNPDAGAPPAARPAIDYLGAVLLVGMTLALMGILDRQFMEWLTPAWRVAAVAGFAAFGAGFLWRENRAPSPILSLALFRIRMFAFSTVTLLLVSVVMTLTVYLLPFYLQDVLRLSPSFMGILFLSAPVFATTLSPVGGVISDKVGPRIPATAGAVLFALSCVLGVYFEPDSHWVLPTLVLALGGLGTALFFPANHTALIASVPLEHRGVATGTLYTMFGLGNVFGITVGNFLMTLAFRMHSGIADALPAAEDTAHFTAALQDTFLVATGIGLVGVACSVLRGGSGRRPA